Within the Cinclus cinclus chromosome 27, bCinCin1.1, whole genome shotgun sequence genome, the region TATTCAGAACATGTCTCTGGCTGAGCTGTAGGGGCATGGGAAGGGAACAGGGACATGGGAACAGAGCCAGGAGGTGCCCTGAGATTGGCTTGGCACAGGCTCCACACAAACCTGGGAGCAGCTGTTTGAGACCAGCTTTTCATTTCCCCCAGCATGCATCTTTGAGGTCTAAAGCAGTTTCCAAATTTCAAAATGTGGGGGGATGCAAAAGGatcaaggcaaaaaaatcccagcttgTCCATTTCACTCCTGGAAAATACTgtttgaggggggaaaaaaaactgaaaaaaaattaaaaagcattgGTATTTCCCCCACATTTTTCTGCTGCCTGGGTTCACAGAGTGCCCCGGCTGCTCAGCACAGGAGGGGTCAGCATGGCCCAAGCAGGGCCAGAGGAGCAGCGTGGGCTAGAGCAGCTGCCAGGGCTTGGGATCACCAGGCAAATGTAAAATAGGAAACCCTGTTTCACCTGGAACATGGTTGCTGAAGGAACCTGCTCATCTGTGGGCACTGActtacagaatcccagaattgtttgggttgggagggatcttaaagaccatccagtcccactcctgccatgggcacagacacgtcccactatcccaggttgcttcaagccctgtccagcctggccttgggcccttgcagggatggggcagccacagcttctctgggcaccctgtgcctcAAGGacaagaattccttcccaatatcccatctaaccctgccctttGGCAGTGGGGAGATATTCTCcttctcctgtccctccatcccttgtcccagagtccctctcctgctctcctggagctcctttaggcactggaaggggctctcagctctccctggatccttctcttctcttctccgGACTAGACACCCCCAGCCCTCAGCCTTATTTCAGATCAGAGGTGTTGCCCTTTGCTCTGGCACTCCTCGGATGGGTTTTggctctcctgtccctgctgttgCCCACCAGAGCTGCAGAACAGGACTCCCTGAGCCGACGCAATGGAGGAACCCCCGAGGCACCCCCATTTCTCCTGAGATttccagcctccatccctcgcccCGAGCTGGGGCGGGCGACACAGCCGGGGGTGGAACAGCTCGGAGCTTGGGAAAagcccccaggagcaggagcccGAGCCCTGCAAGGCCGGCTGGCGGCACGCTGGAGCTTGCCCGAGATGCAGTCAGGTTTTGCTGGAGCCTGGCTGCTCGTCCCGTGTTTcacaggggatggagctgcttCCCTCGGCCGACAGCGCGGGGCAGCACCGCACCTCGGCATCGCTCCCTCGctgccttctgcctctgtgTGCCTTTGGGACTGGCACCTTTGTTcagcttctttccctttctttggcAGGGAACAGCACACGCCGCGATGCCAGAGCCGTGAGTAGCTGCAGTCCCCTTGGATCCCATAGAGGCTCGTCCAAAGCTGCGCTTGTCCCTTTAGGGAGGATCAACTGGgagaccctgccctgccccagacCCCTGTGCCATTCACCTGTCTTCAAATGTAGATTGTTCACCCTTTCAATGTTCCAGTTCAAACCTAGGGGCTTTCTTAGATCCCAAAATGTGGATCTGAGAGGGGGGGAGCACCTCTGGATTTGGCCTGAGGCTCTCTGTGGCACGTTGTACAAATCCTACGACACATTCCCTGGTGAGCAGAGAAGGGAGAAACTCCCTGCAAAGCTTTCAGGGAGCAATGACCTGGGGATGTCCCAATCCTGTGGACCTGGGCAGGATCCAGGCATCCTGACCCAGCTGAAGTGGGAGAACGAGGGTGTCTGAACCACAGGGACTGAGCTGCAGTTGGCGTGATGAGCACAGTGCCAGCTCACCTGTCACACCTGAGTGACATTTTGACTTTCTTAGCTGTGGCCCTGAGCTCCCACTGCATTTCCAGAGGGCATCTTCAACTCAGACCTGGCTCACATGCTGGTGGCAGCTGTGAGAtacagaaaaaaggaaccaaCTGCAACAACACATGATGCTTTGCTTGAGTGTCCCCTCTTTCTTACTGTCATTCCTTGATACCCTGTTCTCTTCTCTTGTCTTTTTCTGCTCCTCCCTGGCTGCTCACGTGCCTGCAGAGAGGTAAGTGTCTTTCCCTTTGGGAGAAAATCTCGGTGCTGCTCTGCATTTGCTGTGCATTTGTTTTCAAAGggtgttttctttcccttccctttcccctaGAGAAAATCCAAGATCACAGCCTCACGCAAACTCTTGTTGAAGGTGAGTCCCGAGGGCTGGAAACTCCCTGGGGTTTGTCTTGCTGGGGGAAAGGAGCCAGGTTGGAGCGTGGGGTTGGTGGGACAGGCATGAGGAATGGCTCAAGCAtgggctgtggggagcaggtCCCACTCCACCTTTCTCTTCTCACTCATGTGGGATTTGTGGTCCAAACAAACCTCCTCTTCACTGAGGTGGGGAGAGACCCCCACACCTTCAGCTCTGAAGCCTCAGCCCATTTGTGCTCCAGCACAAGCCTGGGAGCTCCACGGGCTCTGGCTTGGGATAAACATtccctgcccctgcagagctcaCGTCAGCACCCAGTGGGACCACGgcccccacagcccccagtgcctgCCCCCTGCCCCCAGGGCCCCACACCAAAGCTCTGGGGAGGCTTTGATGTGTgtttggggacagcagggagggggTTGGCACACGAGACTGTCCCATCCTACAGATAGTGTGTGAGTGCCTTGGGGGAACCAGGAACTTCTTTCAATTCACACTTCTGACATTTCCTTCTGCTCACAGAGTTTGATGCTGGCCAAAGCCAAGGAGGAGTGGGATCAGGAGATTGTGGACAAGCAGGCAGAGAAGGAGAGGTACCTGTCTGAGCGGGTCACTCCACTGCACACCAGTGGGCTCTCCTTGAGCCAGCTCCAGGTATTCTTCAGGCACAAGGGTGGAGCGATCTCCTTGGGAGCATGGAGGGGCCTTGCTCACTGCTCTCCTGTTTTCTTGGCCCCCAGGAcctgtgcagggagctgcatGAGAAGGTGGAAATTGTGGATGAGGAGAGATACGACATTGAAGCGAAATGCAACCATAACACCCGTGAGGTAGGAGAGAGGACAGGCTGGTTTCTTCTGGAAACTCCCTCCCAGTGGCAGCTCTGGCCTCAGTGGGGTTGTGTCATGGaccaggctgagctgggatATGGGACAGACACCAGGGTTTTCTCAGGGCTGGTGTCTTCTCTGCAAGGCACCACTTGGAGCAAGGTTCATTCCTGCCCAAGGGAACTCAGACTGTCCTTGGGGTCCACAGAGAAGTTCCTTGCTCTCCTGCTCACCCCTGTGGGTCTGAGAACTTCTTGTGGTACAGCTCCCACCTGAGCAGGCTGGGCCCAGCCCATGGACCAGCTCAGAGCCTGGGTGGGCAGAGCCTTGGTGGGGGTGGTCCTGCAGGAGAGGTGCAGACCCCTCTGGGGttcagtgctggcagagcctACTGCTTCCCACAGGGGCTCTTTGTGCAAGGCAGTCCAGCAGTGACTTCCCACTCCAACTCATCCCCTGCCCCTGCAGATTAAAGATCTGAAAATCAAAGTTCTTGATCTCCGAGGGAAGTTCAAGCGCCCTCCCCTGCGCCGGGTTCGTGTCTCAGCCGACGCCatgctcagggctctgctgggctccaAGCACAAGGTGTCCATGGATCTCAGGGCTAACCTGAAGTCTGTCAAGAAGGAGGACACAGAAAAGGTGGGTGATTCCTCTGAAGGCTGGAGATGGACACACTTCCTAAGGGTGCCTTTGCCCTTCTCCAGGATACCTTGTGTTCACTTCTTACCAGCCTTGGAACAAGCCTTGTGAGGCCATTCCCATCGTGGGATGTTGTGGGACCACGTAGGACCAGTTTTACTGGGCAAGGCAGCTGGTGGATGGTAACATGTAAGGTTTAGGGCTGTGTCCATGGTGCTCttccctcccagggaagagTGTGTGGGGTCTCTCACCTGGGCCCCCTTGGCAccactgctgagctgcacaTACAGAGTCTGATCTTTGATCTTGTAGGGAACCAGGAGAGCTCCTGTTGGGCACAATCACACCCAGAAAACTCCCAGGGAACTCCCAGACCCAGATTAGATAAAacagagcagcccagcactTGGCCTGAGATAAATGGCCCAGTTCCCACCAGCTTGGCAGAGGTGTGAGAAGGGAAAATCTCAAAGCCAGCGAGGCCCAAACGCTGGTGCCTCatccccaggcacagctggggatCCCCACTCCCCAGAGGGGTTTCACCAGCTCGTTCCAGCTCAGCAGATTGAATGAGAATTGGATGAGAATCTCAATTTTCacctgtttttcctttgtgccCCCCCAGTGTGTTTTAGCACTTTTTCAGCTCTTTGGACAGAAAATTGTTTACAGCCTTGGGCAGGAGGTGGAGAAGGGATCTGAGTTTATTCTAGATGTGGTGAGATGGTGTTGGGGCACAGCTTGTAATCTACAAATGCTGGTGTTAGcagagcagacaccttggctcccagagctgctgtcacctgtccagagctgctgtcacctcccagTCTGCTCTGGAAGTGTCTGACAGGCTCCTATTGTCACACCAACAGTCCCAGTCCCCACCAAAGGCTCACAGAAGATGGAGGTTGGAGGGCAATGCAGGAAGTGTTTTTACTTCAGTAAAAACATTTGCCCTACTGTGCTGGTGTAAACCCAAAATCCAATGTGGTTCTTCCTCctaaagaaattttttctgGGATTATTGAGCCTTCTGGTGCATGAATACAACCTGGCCAGGCTTTGAGGAGGGGAGTATCCACATAGATCCAGATCTCCCTGTGGAGATCAGGCCGTAGTTTGCCATCCCCCCAGGCAGCTCCTTGTGCAGGGACAGATAGCAGAGCGACAGGGGGCAGCTGTGTCCCGCAGCTGAGGGCCCTGTGCAGGGGGAGGGACGGGCAGGGCTGCCAGACCCTCATCCCCCAGCCCCGTTCCAGACCCTCATCCCCCAGTCCTGTCTCTCCCACAGGAACGCCCTGTGGAAGTGGGAGACTGGCGCAAGAATGTGGAAGCCATGTCAGGCAtggaggggaggaagaagaTGTTCGATGCTGCTAAGTCCCCCACGGGACAGTGAGAGGTAGGGCTGGGTCCTGATCCCCCTGTTCTCCCTCAGCCTCTTGGGCTGTGCTTGGAGAGACACAGAAATGCCCCATCCCCTACAAAAATAGGCACCCCATCCCCATGTCCCACCCCACCCTTGGCTGGGGGTCTGTCCCACACCTCCCTGCAatgaggtcctttccagcccccCTGCTACTCTCCTGGGTGCTCCCCTCTGGGTGTGTTGCCCGTGCCACCCTCATCCTGTGGGCATTGCTGGCACCctcaggctgctggcagcacccaAAGTGGCCCCTTTGCCCCTCTGTTCTTTCTCTCCCACAGGAGCACTGGGAAGAAgaccatccccatccctgctgccagcctgcccTTGCTACTCCTCTGTCCCTTTGTGCCCTTCCCTGAATTCCCACTGAGCTGAAACACAAGGACAATGCTGTGGGAAGGACACCTGAGCTTTTTccctccagcagtgccctcAGACCTTCTCCTCCACAGCGTTCCCCCTCTGTCAGCCACACAGACCATGCTCTCCCCAAGGGCCACTGGCcacccatcccctcccagccctACAGAGACAccccagaggcagctgctgctccccctaTGTCTGGCGGCTCAGCCCCAGATGTGTCACCCCAAGATGTTCCTGTGCAGCCACATGTGTATTAAAGGACTGTCCTGGCCTGAGGTCGCGTGGGCTCATCACTGGGGGAACTCTGCCCAGGGCCAGGTCACCCTGCAATGTCCCCATGCTGGCACTCAGACAGCACTGGGGTGGCAAAGGCTTTGGGCTCATCCCTTCCATCCCCAGGTTGCTCTTCatgtcccagcagctctgctgaggccCCTTGCCCCATTCAGGGCCACCCTTGCTGAGCCTCAGGGGtgcagcagcttcccagccaCCAGGCAGGATGAATAGAGCTGCCTGTTCTCCAAGCCCCACTTCTCCTCTTGTTTGGGAAAAGGCTTCAGAGCTCCAGACACAAACTCCCCTACCAGCTGCTCACCACAAGCACTGGAGCTGTGACAATTGGGGCAGCCCCATTTCAAGGCTTAATTCCAGAGGTGAATCCATATTTCAGGCCAAACATCCTGTGCTTCCCCCCCAGCCCAATAATTTCCTGTGTCACAGCCCCCCATACTGCACCTGGTCAGtgaaagcagctgggaaagtTTCAGCTTATTctagagcagggctgggggtgtgaATTAGTGAGAATTCAAACTACATGGGGTGTCCTGACTGGGTGGGCACTGCAGGAGATTCTCAGCCCACACACACAGCATGCTCTTGGTAGCTGCAGCAGTGCCTTGTCTATGCTCCCAAGGTATTCAGAGGAATTGCAGCATCCACAGATTCCAGCCCATACCACACCAGGGTGTGTTGCAGCACCCCCCATCCCTTTGGAGTGAGCCTGTAAAGTGCAGAAAATGCAATAAACTGGGAGCAAAGGGCAGGTcccagacagggctggaaggaaactGCATTGAAAAGTGTGCAGGCTTTGCACCTTcccagaaaaacacagcattCCCTAAataaagggatgggaaaggATGGCTCCTGCAGGACTTCCCACAGCAGACTCATGCTCGTGGCTGGCAGTGAGAGtgagggagaggctttgggagGTCGGGGTTTGGGTTTGTCTCCAAGACAGCTGAATTCCTCTGGCATCACATCCCTTCCTTTGGCCAATTCAGAGATCCTGATCTGCTCACTGTCCCCAGGCATAAGAGGGTGAGGGAGGAGACTACTGGGGACACTTCTCTAGCCCAGCCACTAGCACTCAAGACTGCCAAAGcaccctgcagctccttcatGGGGATTCAAAACTCATATGCAAACTCTTCCCTGAATCAGGAATGGATCAGAAGAGGTTGCCACTGGAAAATTTTCTCCCTTAGCTCACTCTTTGAGATGCTCAGTCCTTGTCCTTCCACCTGACCCTCCATGCCCTCAGTATCCTCCTGCAGGACTGGAGCAGTTGCATGGCACATAGAGGCTTTCCTACccattttttatcttttcaagCTTAATTTGGCCAAGAAGCTGCTGCCTAGCAGGGTGCCAGGACTCCTTTGTCCTCATTCCAGCAACCCCAGGAGAGGTTCCAGGCaggcccagccctgggaagtGTCTCTGCCTTGGCCAACACCAGTGACAGCTCCCAGGGGTGACTGGAGATGATGTATGGTGAGACCCCAGCATATCCCAGGGCCCAGCCTGCCCCACACTGGAGGCAGAAGGTTTTGGTTGGCAGCTCACACCTCCAAGCTCAGTGCTCCAGGCAGGAGCACTGCTGAGGTCTGAGATCCTGGGATCTCTCCGGGAATCCCCAGAGGGAACTCACACAGGTCCTGGCAGAGGAAGAAATATGTGCAGGGAGAGTTAATAACTGTGACCTGACAAACTGGTAGAGCTGGAAAATGCGAGAGAGGTTTCATGGAAACAAAGCCCTCTTCAGGCCtggaacagaagcagaaaatggcACAGCAGTGGCTGAGAACAATTCTCTGATCTTAGTACAATTGCACTAATTTGGTGATTAAAAAAGAAGAGTGGAGTTTGTGGGATGGAAAGGGATGGAAGGGAGATGGAAGTCCATAGGGGTGCTGGGTTCTGTGCACCAGCCCCTGGTCAGTGCTGGGCACTCAGGCTGTCCCTGTACCCAGCCTGCCCTCAGATCTTGTTCACCTAAAACTGCTGCAGAGCCAAACCTAGGGGCTCCCCAGGGTGATTCTGCAGTCCCAAAGGCAGCCAGGTGTGCTGATCAAGGTCCCAGGACCCACATGCCCTTGTCATGGGCTACAGGTGGCTTTGTGGGGCCACCTTGTGTTTTAGATTAGGGGGAGAAAAACACCTTGTGTTTTAGAGAGTAAAAACCCACCTCCAAACCCACCTGCAAAACTTTTCCCTCTACAGGATTCCCTACTTTTTTAAGGTATAATGCTCCCCAGTCACTGGGTCCCATTTTCATTCCTCTCTGGTGGAAAACCACACTGACTGCCATGGGAAAACAAAGTTCTAAAGATTTCAGTTTTATTAGGAACACAGAAAAAGTGCAGGGGAAAAAGCTATTTTAGTGGGACTGAGTCTCCAGGGGAAGATGCAACAgtcagctctgagctctcctggTTGGATCAGGGACTGGGATCTGAGTCttcctcttctctgctctggagctgctcctgtggccctgggccagctgggaTCCCAGCTCTCTCCATGGCAAAGGGGAACACACCTGGCTTCCCTCACCCCACAGCTCTACAGTCCCATGGTTGTTTCCCTCCCAGGTGACAACCACCTCAGTTTCTGCTCATCTGCTCATTGAAAGGAACCCTCCAGtacatttttactgaaaattcaGCTCAAATGGGGACTCACAAGGCTGTTCTCAGGGAGAGAGAGACTGATGCTGGAGGAGTCACTGGTGTCTCTTTCCAGAGGAACTGGAAGTCAGCCCTGTCTCCTTGAGCTGAGCAGAACCTAGTCCCCATTGTCCTGCAGTTTGCTCCACTGCAGCCTAGACtcctgaaaaaaagcaaagcaaagcactaGAATCTTAAAGTTaaacaaatttcaaattaaattggACAAaaatagtaggaaaaaaatcatcaagacAGTATGGACTTCTTCTGAAAACATCCCTCTTTGGTGGTAATGTGGTCCCTTCCAAGTTACAGGGGCTGTATGACCTCCTTGCTGACCAGTCATGCTCAGAGACACCTGAACTGTGCCTAAATATTTCCCTGAATATTTGCAGCTCAGCTGGAAGCTGGAGCTTCAAAGGGAGGATGGGAGAAAGGTCAGTGGTGATGGGAAGCCTTGGAGTGGGAGGGGGTGAAGTTTATTCCATGGCCTCTGCAGGTGACTGTAGCATCTtgtcctgcacagggctggcacaggctgcagtCCCTGAAGTGAAGGTGAAGCATCACCCTGGGACCCCTGTGGGCTCTGGGTGCAGGATCAGACCTCatggcagggctgtggcacaACCCCCTGTCACCCCTGACACATTCCAGCTCATCTTGTGTGTCCTCTGTGGTGAAAAACCAGGAAGAAATTTTCTCCTCCTGGAGCCTCCCAGGTTCTCAGGTGCTGCACTCCGGGGAGGAGCAGGGCTCAGGGTGAGCAGGGCACATCCCTCTTGTCCAGCTTCCCTTGCTGGGCCTGAGCACTGTCCCACTGCTCTCAGATTCCTCAGGAATTgctcagggatgtgcagggacaggacaaggagcaatggcCACAAACTCTAACATCAACATGAGGAAGAGCTTAGTTCCTTGGAGGAtgcagagccctggaacagctgcccaagGAGGGCCTGGACTCTCCCTCTCAGGAGaatcccaaacccacctggatatatccctgtgtcaccaggttCCCAGGTGACCCTCCCTGGGTAGGGGGCTGGACTGGCGGATccccagaggtcccttccagccccagcaccctgGGATTCTGTCACTCCCTGTGCTATGAGGGTGCAGTtatcacagagctgctggcagtgagCCAGGCCTGTTCTGCCCATCACCTGAGAAGTTTTCACTGGTCTCACTTTTGGGGGATATCCCTTGTTTGCCATCATTAGATCTGGAGTGGGATGACACTCCAGACAGGGATGACATCTGATGAAGAGGCCAATCTACAGGGTATGGAATAGGAGCCTGGAGGGCAATGAGGCACTGTGGTGGAATTTCCAAAGCaggatttgtctttttttttttttttaataaaagctaaATTCTAAAGGAAAATACTAAAGGAAAATAAGCCCTCTGGTAGCTGGTGCCAGGCAATTCAGACAATTCCTTTCCTAGGAATATTTCCTTTCCTAGAAAAGGCCATGATTTGGCTTGGCTCAGTTTCTGAGCAAGCACCAATTTCAAACCCTTCTACAGAGCTCTCTCTGTACCATCACACACATCTTCCCAAAAGCTGAATACATTTTAGGGGGAAGGAGAGCCCTGGATCATTCCAGGGCCTGCAGAGCACCATCCCAGGAATGCAGGGAGacctccagctcctctgagaAATTTGAAATGCTGGTGGGACCTCTGGGAGCTATGGCATCACTGCAGTGTTGGGATGGAGCCAAGCAAGAGGGAAAACTCCTTTTCCTGGCCATGGAGTCCCATGTCCCAGCTCAGGAGGAAAGCCTGGGAAGAAAatgctgcttcaccatggcagagcaggagggatgAGCCTCAGGAGacagggaggagctgagccATGGCTGAGGCTGAGGTACCAGCACAGCACAAGGGATGGAGATGGAAGGTTCATGACTGGGCCCTGGGAGAAGCTGAGGAATGCTGTAATTAGAGCACAGTTGTGGAAACTGGGAGCTCTCCACTACCCTGTAGCCAAAGAAACAGGCTCTGTACTGTGATGAGACACAGGACAATGTTCCCAAGGGAAAAACCAGCCCTGTTGAAACTGGTCTAGCTCCTTAGAGGGTATTAATGAATTCCGCTGATCACACTAGGGGAAGCTCTGGGCTCCTCCTCGGGCAGGTGCAGCACCCCTAGGCAGAGCAGGGGAGAAGATTTGGCCCTGGAGCTTCCCTGCTCAGGGCacatcctgcaggctctgctccctcGGCCACAAGCATAGAGCCTTCCCCTCAGGGCTGTGAGTCTGGAGCAGCAGATGGGGCAGCCTGGAGAATGGAGTGGGTCTGGACAAACATCAGACTGGTTCTCTGGGCACCCTTTCCCTCATCTCTCTGTCTGATTTCATCACCCTCAGCTCCGGGGACCTGCAGCTTGAGCTGTGCTTTGAGgatgagctcagggtggcctaAATAACTCTGTTAAGGGAAATCCAGTCTGACAAAATGACTGTTGTTTGCTAAAGGCATCAGTGAGCCTGTGCATAAGGGTGACCTGGGAGACAAGCATTTTCCTGGGTTTCCAGAAGCAAAGACCTTTAGCTCAAGGACAGCTCAGAGGAAAAGTCCACACAGAACTAAATAATCAACCAGCAGAGAGAGAACAGTAGTGAGATAACAAACTGCTGATAATTCCTGCGATTTTGACACACCAGAGGGGGAGACTGGTGATGCATACATTCAaaaagatctggcagcacttggAGTTTGGGGATAAAGTGGCAAAGGAGGTTTAGAGGGGTATGAAGTGACACACGGGAAAAATCTAGCATGGCTTCATCTGTGAGATGAGGGGATCTGTGCTTCTTTACCTCCTTGGGAGTGAGATTTTGGGGTTATGGTGGACATGAAAAGACATGAGGAACATCAGGGAAAACAAGAGTTCCGTGGCAGCAAAGATCTCCAGACATGAGAGGCCAAtgttttgtgctgctgttcAACGCAGCAGGACCCATCCAAGATAAAGGAGGAGATTTCCAGCAGTGAAGAAGGAATAGGCCTTGGGAGAAGGATATTTTTCTCTACTGACCATTTCCCTGGGTTTGAATAAAGAGGAAACTGTTCTGCTCCAAAGGTTTCTGAGCTGCAAATAAAGCCCTGGGAAGGGGCAAGTGTCAGCGAGAGGGCAAGTGTCAGCCAGGCAGCCAGTGTCATCCTCTGCCTAATCCCCAGGCACAAAATGCCCATCTAGAATTTCTTTAACTTAATAACCAGAGGAATTGCAGACTGTGAGGTTTTATATTCCTTTGCTGTGTAGATCCTAGCTGGGGGTGTTCTTTCAGTGCTATGTTCAGTCTAATCCTTTGGAAAACCCTGCAAAGTCCTGTGCTCCAGTGCTATCCTTTGGCAACGAGTTTTGCGAGCACCATGCTTGCTGTGCATTAATCACAGAGCTTTTATTGCTGTAGAGGAGCTGCTCATGCTGGACTGCTATACATAGTCTGTTAGCAATTAGCAGGATGCTTGCAAGtttatttaagtaatttttttcccttatgcCACAACTAACTGAATTCTCTGTATATATGAAAACACTTGAAAGATAAGTGATTACtgcaagaagaaagaagagcagagaaTGAGCCCTCCTTGGAGCGGACAGCTTGTTTGGCCGGGCTATCTCCTAGAAATGGGATTTTAATCAGGAACCTTTGATTAAAATCGTTGCTCAGGTCATGGCACACCCCTGTGGGCTGGAGGCATGCAGGGCCAGCTCAGCCTTACAACCAGTTCCTCGGGCTGGTGCAGGGATGGAtctcacagggagcagaggctgtACTCAAGGGGTCCGGGCTGATATTTCCTGCAGGGAATAGTTCCTGGTTCTCCGAGCAGTGGGAGCACTGGGGTCGCTGCCATGCTGTGCAAAGATCCAGGCTGGGACCcggctctgctgtgcctgagcCCCCCATCCACCCCCAAGAAACCCCCATTCCCCCACTAAAGGCAGTGCCCCCGTGCCTTCACACCTGCCCTTGGCAGGAGTGGCTGCCCCGAGTAAGGGTGGGGGTCTTGGGGCAGAGCCAGAAAGGAGGATGGATTTGATGGGCCGAGTCCAGGTGTGGGATGAGCCTGGGCACACAGCTCCCCTCTGGCACAGGGCTTCAGTGCACAAAGATTGGATCGCCCCATGCTCCAGCCCCCTCCCCCAAGAGTCTGTGAattctctgctgcagcaaagctCATAAGAATGAGGTGACCTTGACAGGTCCATCCGAGACATCTagaaagggctggaaggagcaggggaCCCTCCCAAGCTCTTTGGAAAGGGCTGAACTGCGCCCAGCCGGAGGTGTTTTAATGACTGTTTT harbors:
- the TNNI1 gene encoding LOW QUALITY PROTEIN: troponin I, slow skeletal muscle (The sequence of the model RefSeq protein was modified relative to this genomic sequence to represent the inferred CDS: inserted 1 base in 1 codon; deleted 2 bases in 2 codons), with product MQSGFAGAGCSSRVSQGMELLPSADSAGQHRTSASLLAAFCLCVPLGLAPLFXLLSLSLAGNSTRRDARARKSKITASRKLLLKSLMLAKAKEEWDQEIVDKQAEKERYLSERVTPLHTSGLSLSQLQDLCRELHEKVEIVDEERYDIEAKCNHNTREIKDLKIKVLDLRGKFKRPPLRRVRVSADAMLRALLGSKHKVSMDLRANLKSVKKEDTEKERPVEVGDWRKNVEAMSGMEGRKKMFDAAKSPTGQ